The following are encoded together in the Spirochaetaceae bacterium genome:
- a CDS encoding helix-turn-helix transcriptional regulator — MSLQELKARLLADPEVKEAYDALEAEDKIIRNLIEARLKQNITQAKLAELTGLKQSNISRLERGTANPTVSTLKKLAKAFNKKLVIDFVDR; from the coding sequence ATGAGTTTACAAGAGTTAAAAGCTAGACTTTTAGCAGACCCTGAAGTAAAAGAAGCTTACGATGCTTTAGAGGCCGAAGATAAAATTATTCGTAATTTAATTGAAGCTAGGCTTAAGCAAAACATTACTCAAGCGAAACTTGCCGAGCTTACAGGCTTAAAGCAAAGTAATATTAGCCGTTTAGAGAGGGGTACGGCTAATCCCACTGTATCAACTTTAAAAAAACTTGCTAAAGCCTTTAATAAAAAATTAGTGATAGATTTTGTTGATAGATAA
- a CDS encoding type II toxin-antitoxin system RelE/ParE family toxin — translation MMVFKNLLKAEIIFMITEFYKKESGESPVEDFIDTLEKSLQSKVVRSLERLEDCAANINEVAKLLNTRQIKGKLWELKIDNVRLFYVIKNNEIHFLHGFIKKTIKTPNKEKNVALSRMHSF, via the coding sequence ATGATGGTATTCAAAAATTTATTAAAAGCGGAGATAATATTTATGATTACTGAGTTTTATAAGAAAGAAAGTGGAGAAAGTCCTGTTGAGGATTTTATAGATACATTGGAAAAGAGTTTACAAAGTAAAGTAGTGAGATCGCTTGAAAGACTGGAAGATTGTGCAGCTAATATCAATGAGGTAGCTAAATTATTAAATACAAGGCAAATTAAAGGTAAGTTATGGGAACTTAAAATAGATAATGTAAGATTATTTTATGTTATTAAAAATAATGAAATACATTTTCTACATGGGTTTATTAAAAAAACAATAAAAACTCCAAATAAAGAGAAGAATGTAGCTTTATCAAGAATGCATTCTTTTTAA